A genomic region of Oryza glaberrima chromosome 1, OglaRS2, whole genome shotgun sequence contains the following coding sequences:
- the LOC127781392 gene encoding uncharacterized protein At4g18490 isoform X1 — MDESRKRAASTANAKSSSLGEDFGNDFLSSWKLPKSGNDTIDFDVESVPKNSKKFSFDNLDDFGLDGAFDKLSSFKMGMSDLDFSGPLKKKVKPNNSNGNDLSEGIKGTEKDNFSFSFDFNELGKFNLDANLGIEENGMSKFVEKVNPVSSEGDKDPRKGLSVKGSDVLGGNISKEQKQTHDACTLRPTHLGSFSPARMDQNKVDLLSTDTHEEKSNETHPSRAAVNKPSQNLPCSSTPGEDPTHVTTTAVAENCREAPLVELSKVHISRGNNDSGQSVSSQFMNTSTTCPSISRKLTAQSDSQNDQNEIVGESACLNAQSPDNQRFRGTSMKLLKKTSCETKKAEKGTSGPKSLSSSMQRDMRNVKPASLNEAGSLSLLPQSSIVKASRPPQLTSETTLNQLSSANNMVKKMNTHSTELKRESTQANARSERPKIASSKTFCKPALHELLTTSMNAKDHKNSKLRLESPSTGNVSTLNAPSSPAHSNGHKTVASRSLLGSTNVFDAGKGTPKADNRPLSQLKAAKITKAGTISSKSDLLVEKDMMETSGRKGSPVTTSNNPKSYGEGKYVLPSPSMMQKTPKESASDPKAPAMLKHIMKSPAVRTSPETVSELGNKTIPGSGTPKARMDNAIASAISCEMGEISELELPALLENDVNVQKAEACRKELEDLCISLKRKHEEAKELAVRAIVNNNTMLMLNHPMFEDKICALQKFASNLRSKKVLFEDISAIDAH, encoded by the exons ATGGATGAATCACGAAAAAGAGCCGCATCTACTGCAAATGCTAAAAGTTCATCCCTTG GTGAAGATTTTGGCAATGATTTTCTTTCATCTTGGAAATTACCAAAATCAGGAAATGACACGATTGACTTTGACGTTGAGTCAGTTCCGAAGAATAGCAAGAAATTCAGCTTTGACAACCT GGATGATTTTGGGCTTGATGGAGCCTTCGACAAATTGTCGTCATTTAAAATGGGCATGTCTGATCTAGATTTCTCTGGTCCTCTCAAGAAAAAGGTGAAGCCCAACAACTCAAATGGCAACGATCTTTCTGAAGGGATAAAAGGGACTGAAAAGGACAacttctccttttcctttgaTTTCAATGA GCTGGGCAAGTTCAATCTTGATGCTAACTTGGGAATTGAGGAGAATGGTATGAGTAAATTTGTAGAAAAGGTCAACCCTGTCTCTTCAGAGGGTGACAAGGATCCAAGAAAAGGTCTTTCAGTTAAGGGCTCTGATGTTCTGGGAGGTAACATTAGTAAGGAACAAAAGCAAACACATGATGCTTGTACTCTGAGGCCTACTCATTTGGGAAG CTTTAGCCCTGCAAGAATGGACCAAAATAAAGTAGATTTGCTCTCAACTGATACACATGAAGAGAAATCTAATGAGACACACCCATCAAGAGCAGCTGTTAACAAGCCTTCTCAGAATCTTCCTTGCAGTTCTACACCTGGTGAAGATCCTACACACGTGACTACAACAGCAGTTGCTGAGAACTGTAGAGAAGCTCCTTTGGTGGAACTTAGTAAAGTTCATATATCAAGGGGGAATAATGATAGTGGGCAATCAGTTAGTTCACAATTCATGAACACCAGCACCACGTGCCCCTCCATCTCAAGAAAATTGACGGCCCAATCAGATTCCCAAAATGACCAGAATGAGATTGTGGGGGAAAGTGCATGTCTTAATGCACAAAGTCCTGATAACCAAAGGTTTAGAGGAACTTCAATGAAGCTTCTGAAGAAAACATCATGTGAAACAAAGAAGGCTGAAAAGGGGACTTCAGGTCCAAAGAGTCTCTCTTCATCAATGCAGAG GGATATGAGAAATGTCAAACCCGCATCATTGAATGAAGCAGGGAGTTTGTCTCTTCTGCCCCAGTCTTCAATTGTTAAAGCAAGCAGGCCTCCTCAACTAACTTCTGAAACAACCTTAAATCAATTAAGTAGTGCCAATAACATGGTAAAAAAGATGAATACACATTCTACTGAGTTGAAAAG GGAAAGCACACAAGCTAATGCAAGATCTGAAAGGCCTAAAATTGCTTCGTCAAAAACATTCTGCAAGCCAGCATTACATGAGCTGTTGACCACCTCCATGAATGCCAAAGATCATAAGAATTCCAAACTTAG ACTTGAGTCTCCTAGCACAGGCAATGTTTCTACACTGAATGCTCCTAGCAGCCCAGCACATAGCAATGGACATAAGACCGTTGCGAGTCGGTCACTCTTGGGAAGTACCAATGTTTTTGATGCAGGAAAAGGCACTCCTAAAGCTGACAATAGACCACTTTCTCAACTGAAAGCAGCAAA aatTACTAAAGCAGGCACCATAAGTTCAAAGTCTGACTTGCTTGTGGAGAAGGATATGATGGAAACGAGCGGGAGGAAGGGTTCCCCTGTAACAACATCCAATAACCCAAAGTCCTATGGTGAAGGAAAATATGTGTTGCCTAGCCCATCCATGATGCAAAAGACTCCTAAG GAATCAGCTTCAGATCCAAAAGCTCCTGCTATGCTGAAGCACATCATGAAATCTCCAGCTGTGAG AACATCACCAGAAACTGTTTCAGAGTTGGGAAATAAAACA ATTCCAGGAAGTGGAACTCCAAAAGCACGCATGGATAATGCCATTGCTTCAGCAATATCATGTGAGATGGGGGAAATTTCTGAACTAGAGTTGCCTGCGCTGTTAGAAAATGATGTAAATGTACAAAAAGCTGAGGCTTGTAGAAAGGAGCTTGAAGAT TTATGCATTTCGTTGAAAAGGAAACATGAAGAAGCCAAAGAGCTAGCAGTGCGGGCTATTGTTAACAACAATACAATGCTGATGTTAAACCATCCAATGTTTGAGGATAAAAT TTGTGCTCTTCAGAAATTTGCTAGCAATCTGAGATCCAAGAAGGTTTTATTCGAGGATATTAGTGCCATTGATGCT CATTAA
- the LOC127781392 gene encoding uncharacterized protein At4g18490 isoform X2 — MDESRKRAASTANAKSSSLGEDFGNDFLSSWKLPKSGNDTIDFDVESVPKNSKKFSFDNLDDFGLDGAFDKLSSFKMGMSDLDFSGPLKKKVKPNNSNGNDLSEGIKGTEKDNFSFSFDFNELGKFNLDANLGIEENGMSKFVEKVNPVSSEGDKDPRKGLSVKGSDVLGGNISKEQKQTHDACTLRPTHLGSFSPARMDQNKVDLLSTDTHEEKSNETHPSRAAVNKPSQNLPCSSTPGEDPTHVTTTAVAENCREAPLVELSKVHISRGNNDSGQSVSSQFMNTSTTCPSISRKLTAQSDSQNDQNEIVGESACLNAQSPDNQRFRGTSMKLLKKTSCETKKAEKGTSGPKSLSSSMQRESTQANARSERPKIASSKTFCKPALHELLTTSMNAKDHKNSKLRLESPSTGNVSTLNAPSSPAHSNGHKTVASRSLLGSTNVFDAGKGTPKADNRPLSQLKAAKITKAGTISSKSDLLVEKDMMETSGRKGSPVTTSNNPKSYGEGKYVLPSPSMMQKTPKESASDPKAPAMLKHIMKSPAVRTSPETVSELGNKTIPGSGTPKARMDNAIASAISCEMGEISELELPALLENDVNVQKAEACRKELEDLCISLKRKHEEAKELAVRAIVNNNTMLMLNHPMFEDKICALQKFASNLRSKKVLFEDISAIDAH; from the exons ATGGATGAATCACGAAAAAGAGCCGCATCTACTGCAAATGCTAAAAGTTCATCCCTTG GTGAAGATTTTGGCAATGATTTTCTTTCATCTTGGAAATTACCAAAATCAGGAAATGACACGATTGACTTTGACGTTGAGTCAGTTCCGAAGAATAGCAAGAAATTCAGCTTTGACAACCT GGATGATTTTGGGCTTGATGGAGCCTTCGACAAATTGTCGTCATTTAAAATGGGCATGTCTGATCTAGATTTCTCTGGTCCTCTCAAGAAAAAGGTGAAGCCCAACAACTCAAATGGCAACGATCTTTCTGAAGGGATAAAAGGGACTGAAAAGGACAacttctccttttcctttgaTTTCAATGA GCTGGGCAAGTTCAATCTTGATGCTAACTTGGGAATTGAGGAGAATGGTATGAGTAAATTTGTAGAAAAGGTCAACCCTGTCTCTTCAGAGGGTGACAAGGATCCAAGAAAAGGTCTTTCAGTTAAGGGCTCTGATGTTCTGGGAGGTAACATTAGTAAGGAACAAAAGCAAACACATGATGCTTGTACTCTGAGGCCTACTCATTTGGGAAG CTTTAGCCCTGCAAGAATGGACCAAAATAAAGTAGATTTGCTCTCAACTGATACACATGAAGAGAAATCTAATGAGACACACCCATCAAGAGCAGCTGTTAACAAGCCTTCTCAGAATCTTCCTTGCAGTTCTACACCTGGTGAAGATCCTACACACGTGACTACAACAGCAGTTGCTGAGAACTGTAGAGAAGCTCCTTTGGTGGAACTTAGTAAAGTTCATATATCAAGGGGGAATAATGATAGTGGGCAATCAGTTAGTTCACAATTCATGAACACCAGCACCACGTGCCCCTCCATCTCAAGAAAATTGACGGCCCAATCAGATTCCCAAAATGACCAGAATGAGATTGTGGGGGAAAGTGCATGTCTTAATGCACAAAGTCCTGATAACCAAAGGTTTAGAGGAACTTCAATGAAGCTTCTGAAGAAAACATCATGTGAAACAAAGAAGGCTGAAAAGGGGACTTCAGGTCCAAAGAGTCTCTCTTCATCAATGCAGAG GGAAAGCACACAAGCTAATGCAAGATCTGAAAGGCCTAAAATTGCTTCGTCAAAAACATTCTGCAAGCCAGCATTACATGAGCTGTTGACCACCTCCATGAATGCCAAAGATCATAAGAATTCCAAACTTAG ACTTGAGTCTCCTAGCACAGGCAATGTTTCTACACTGAATGCTCCTAGCAGCCCAGCACATAGCAATGGACATAAGACCGTTGCGAGTCGGTCACTCTTGGGAAGTACCAATGTTTTTGATGCAGGAAAAGGCACTCCTAAAGCTGACAATAGACCACTTTCTCAACTGAAAGCAGCAAA aatTACTAAAGCAGGCACCATAAGTTCAAAGTCTGACTTGCTTGTGGAGAAGGATATGATGGAAACGAGCGGGAGGAAGGGTTCCCCTGTAACAACATCCAATAACCCAAAGTCCTATGGTGAAGGAAAATATGTGTTGCCTAGCCCATCCATGATGCAAAAGACTCCTAAG GAATCAGCTTCAGATCCAAAAGCTCCTGCTATGCTGAAGCACATCATGAAATCTCCAGCTGTGAG AACATCACCAGAAACTGTTTCAGAGTTGGGAAATAAAACA ATTCCAGGAAGTGGAACTCCAAAAGCACGCATGGATAATGCCATTGCTTCAGCAATATCATGTGAGATGGGGGAAATTTCTGAACTAGAGTTGCCTGCGCTGTTAGAAAATGATGTAAATGTACAAAAAGCTGAGGCTTGTAGAAAGGAGCTTGAAGAT TTATGCATTTCGTTGAAAAGGAAACATGAAGAAGCCAAAGAGCTAGCAGTGCGGGCTATTGTTAACAACAATACAATGCTGATGTTAAACCATCCAATGTTTGAGGATAAAAT TTGTGCTCTTCAGAAATTTGCTAGCAATCTGAGATCCAAGAAGGTTTTATTCGAGGATATTAGTGCCATTGATGCT CATTAA